The Hymenobacter sp. GOD-10R genome includes a window with the following:
- the hemH gene encoding ferrochelatase, giving the protein MSTPTSAKRRIGVLLVNLGTPDSPQTPDVRRYLNEFLTDARVIDMPAAVRYPLFKGIVVPLRAPKSAKIYQQLWDADRGSPLLYHGLDLQRLVQEQLGSEYVVAFGMRYQNPSIEKALEELRDAAVDRIIVLPLFPQYAAASTGSVQEKVMEIVGKWWVVPSISFISTFTDDPGFIGTFVTLGKAEMAKHDYDHVLFSYHGIPERHVLKGSFKGYCQLGKCCNTYNKNNRYCYRAQCFETSRQLAKGLGLREDQYTVAFQSRLQSRLRDPWLQPYADEVLKKFPAKGYKNVLAFSPAFVADCLETTVEVGMEFKEMFESAGGKHWQLVPSLNSHPQWVEGVVNMIQQN; this is encoded by the coding sequence ATGTCAACACCCACTTCTGCTAAACGCCGCATTGGTGTGCTGCTAGTAAACCTAGGCACACCCGACTCGCCCCAAACGCCTGACGTGCGCCGTTATCTCAATGAGTTTCTCACCGACGCGCGCGTAATCGACATGCCTGCCGCGGTGCGTTATCCACTGTTCAAGGGCATTGTGGTGCCGCTACGCGCCCCCAAGTCGGCCAAGATATACCAACAGCTTTGGGATGCCGACCGTGGCTCCCCCCTCCTCTACCACGGTCTCGACCTGCAACGCCTCGTGCAAGAGCAGCTAGGTTCTGAGTATGTAGTGGCTTTCGGCATGCGCTACCAGAACCCGAGCATCGAAAAAGCCCTCGAGGAGTTGCGCGACGCGGCCGTAGACCGCATCATTGTGTTGCCACTCTTCCCGCAGTATGCTGCAGCCAGCACGGGCTCGGTGCAGGAGAAGGTGATGGAGATTGTAGGCAAATGGTGGGTGGTACCTAGCATCTCCTTTATCAGCACCTTCACGGATGACCCAGGCTTTATTGGCACCTTCGTGACGCTAGGCAAGGCCGAGATGGCCAAGCACGACTACGACCATGTGCTGTTCAGCTACCACGGTATCCCTGAGCGTCATGTGCTGAAAGGCAGTTTCAAAGGGTATTGCCAGCTAGGCAAATGCTGCAACACCTATAACAAGAACAACCGCTATTGCTACCGGGCCCAATGCTTCGAGACTTCTCGGCAACTGGCGAAAGGCCTAGGTCTGCGAGAAGACCAGTACACAGTAGCTTTCCAAAGCCGCCTGCAGAGCCGCTTGCGCGACCCATGGCTCCAACCCTACGCCGATGAGGTATTGAAGAAGTTTCCGGCCAAAGGCTACAAAAACGTACTAGCCTTCTCCCCCGCCTTCGTTGCCGACTGCCTCGAAACGACGGTAGAGGTAGGCATGGAATTCAAGGAAATGTTTGAGTCAGCTGGCGGTAAGCACTGGCAACTGGTACCGTCGCTCAATTCACACCCGCAATGGGTCGAAGGCGTAGTGAACATGATCCAGCAGAACTAA
- a CDS encoding transglutaminase family protein produces MPSYSIKHITRYSYASPVIDCTNQVMIYPLEDAHLEVKRHEINVSHHPTIETYTDYFGNTIGVFSVIQPHTELVIGSVADIVTKPIQFPMDEQSAEEQWQQLAAVKNDVEFMDFLTEEKIKSYDSIKNTLSALINYSEKPLKNALVLSEYVFDNFAYKTGVTNIETPVEEIWELKAGVCQDFAHLLLFMLRMFGFPARYVSGYICPKTEGVRGEGATHAWVEVHIPFYGWLGLDPTNNCIVNDGHVRIAVGRNFSDCTPVKGTYKGTGAHKLEVSVHIENGTPRNLEKAPVQPTYTFEVKDPEVPINSYRRFLEMQQQQQQQQQQQQQ; encoded by the coding sequence ATGCCTTCCTACAGCATCAAACATATCACGCGTTACTCATACGCGTCGCCGGTGATAGATTGTACAAATCAAGTGATGATTTATCCACTTGAAGATGCGCATCTAGAGGTGAAAAGACACGAGATTAATGTTTCGCACCATCCGACCATTGAAACCTATACCGATTATTTCGGAAATACGATTGGTGTGTTTTCAGTTATACAGCCGCACACTGAGCTTGTCATAGGGTCTGTTGCTGATATTGTCACAAAGCCAATTCAGTTTCCGATGGATGAGCAATCAGCTGAGGAGCAATGGCAGCAGTTGGCAGCAGTAAAGAACGATGTAGAATTCATGGATTTTCTGACGGAAGAGAAAATCAAGTCATATGATTCTATAAAAAATACGCTCAGCGCGCTGATTAATTATTCAGAAAAGCCTTTGAAAAACGCACTGGTGCTGTCGGAGTATGTATTTGATAATTTCGCTTATAAAACCGGGGTTACAAACATCGAAACGCCGGTAGAAGAAATTTGGGAGCTGAAAGCTGGCGTTTGCCAGGACTTTGCGCACTTGCTCTTATTCATGCTGCGCATGTTCGGTTTTCCGGCTCGTTATGTCAGCGGATACATCTGCCCGAAAACTGAAGGCGTGCGGGGGGAAGGCGCGACCCACGCCTGGGTCGAAGTGCACATTCCCTTTTACGGCTGGTTAGGTCTTGACCCTACCAACAACTGCATAGTCAACGATGGACATGTACGCATAGCCGTTGGCCGCAACTTCTCCGACTGCACTCCGGTGAAAGGTACCTACAAGGGCACCGGCGCGCACAAGCTGGAGGTATCGGTGCATATCGAGAATGGCACGCCAAGAAACCTGGAGAAAGCACCTGTTCAGCCAACGTACACCTTTGAGGTGAAGGACCCCGAAGTACCCATCAACTCGTACCGACGTTTCCTAGAGATGCAGCAACAGCAACAGCAACAGCAGCAACAGCAGCAACAATAA
- a CDS encoding alpha-E domain-containing protein, producing the protein MLSRVADTIYWLARYMERTQSMLQVIRTNYIASQDEIRYFSWRPLLYAYGELTSTEVNEIERDTPRVLEHLVLDKLNNASTYNNILQGRENARAVQDHITKEVWQCLNDYYHYVRDDEVAQQVKLGDPVSGIDFLMRNSLLFTGTVKNTMPRDESYAYINIGKFLERAIQTADIIRIKWSGVSYDIQQSIETPELRYLLYSLFGYELFVKTYKGNFSPNNVLQMLLYNTYFPHSLLYSLNQMSRYFERLKEDSLPESYEQVEFLIGKVKNEVKYSHFTADDPEQLNNFLLQVRDELYGVATAFSKYYFGNS; encoded by the coding sequence ATGCTGAGTCGCGTAGCAGATACTATTTATTGGCTAGCCCGCTATATGGAAAGAACACAGTCCATGTTGCAGGTAATTCGTACTAATTACATTGCGTCTCAGGATGAAATTAGATATTTCAGCTGGCGCCCCTTATTATACGCTTACGGCGAACTTACTTCCACCGAAGTAAATGAAATAGAACGGGACACCCCTAGGGTGCTTGAGCATTTGGTGCTCGATAAACTAAATAATGCTTCTACGTACAATAACATCCTGCAGGGAAGGGAAAATGCCCGTGCCGTGCAAGACCACATTACCAAAGAAGTATGGCAGTGCTTAAACGACTACTATCATTATGTGCGCGATGATGAAGTGGCGCAACAAGTAAAGCTAGGTGACCCCGTTTCAGGCATTGATTTTCTGATGAGGAATAGCTTGCTTTTTACCGGTACCGTCAAGAATACAATGCCTCGTGATGAGAGCTATGCTTACATAAATATTGGTAAGTTCTTAGAGCGGGCCATTCAGACAGCTGATATTATTCGGATAAAGTGGTCGGGCGTGTCGTATGATATTCAACAGAGTATCGAAACACCAGAGTTGCGTTATCTGCTATATTCTTTGTTTGGATACGAGTTATTTGTAAAAACCTATAAAGGGAATTTTAGTCCTAATAACGTATTGCAAATGCTGCTGTATAATACCTATTTTCCCCATTCCTTGTTGTATAGCTTGAACCAGATGAGCCGGTATTTTGAACGACTCAAGGAGGATAGCTTGCCGGAAAGCTACGAGCAAGTCGAGTTTCTAATTGGTAAAGTTAAGAATGAAGTAAAATACAGCCATTTTACAGCGGATGATCCGGAGCAGCTGAATAATTTCTTGTTGCAGGTGCGGGATGAGCTATATGGTGTAGCAACTGCGTTCAGTAAATATTATTTTGGAAACAGCTAA
- a CDS encoding circularly permuted type 2 ATP-grasp protein: MKDNSLLQSYQEQPNVWDEMFNLEGIRPEYKKFVLAIENLASEEMTRKDELAKKLFMSQGITFTVYSSGEGIEKIFPFDIIPRIIKNEEWKHIESGIKQRLKALNIFLKDIYHQQFIIKDGIIPASLIYSCPQFLREMINVDVPYDIYTHVAGVDLIRDNDGEFYVLEDNLRTPSGVSYMLENRSITYRIFPDLLPKNNVQSVKDYPDILFRNLRALADGRSSDPTVVLLSPGIYNSAYFEHTTLARLMGIRLVEGRDLIVHNNFVYMKTTKGLKQVDVIYRRVDDEFLDPLVFRPDSALGVPGIYSAYRKGNVAIVNAMGNGVADDKAVYAYVPDMIRYYLNEEPILKNVPTYQMADADRRKLVFDNMDKMVIKRTNESGGYGMLIGSSATEEQMESFKKAITEDPRSFIAQPIISLSSTPCYINGVLQPRRVDLRPFALCGPSGIDIVPGGLTRVALKEGSLVVNSSQGGGSKDTWVLGAD, translated from the coding sequence ATGAAGGATAATTCGCTGCTACAATCCTACCAAGAACAGCCAAATGTGTGGGACGAAATGTTCAACTTGGAAGGAATAAGACCAGAATACAAGAAGTTTGTTTTGGCTATTGAGAACCTTGCTAGTGAAGAAATGACGCGCAAGGATGAATTGGCCAAAAAGTTATTCATGAGCCAAGGCATTACCTTCACTGTGTACAGTAGCGGCGAAGGAATTGAAAAAATATTTCCTTTTGATATCATTCCACGTATAATCAAGAACGAAGAGTGGAAACATATCGAGTCAGGTATTAAGCAAAGGTTGAAAGCGCTTAATATCTTTCTAAAAGATATTTACCATCAGCAGTTTATTATCAAAGACGGTATTATACCCGCCTCGCTGATTTATTCGTGTCCGCAGTTTTTGCGGGAGATGATAAACGTAGATGTGCCGTATGATATTTATACCCATGTTGCTGGCGTAGACCTTATTCGTGATAATGATGGTGAATTTTATGTGTTAGAAGATAATTTGCGTACCCCGTCCGGGGTATCGTATATGTTGGAAAACCGGAGTATAACTTACCGTATATTCCCGGATCTATTGCCTAAGAACAATGTGCAGTCTGTAAAAGACTACCCTGATATTCTGTTTCGAAACTTGCGGGCATTAGCAGACGGCAGAAGTAGTGATCCAACAGTTGTCTTGCTGTCGCCGGGTATTTATAATTCTGCTTACTTCGAGCACACAACCTTAGCTAGGTTGATGGGGATACGCCTAGTGGAAGGGCGAGATTTGATTGTACATAATAATTTTGTGTACATGAAAACAACGAAAGGTTTAAAACAGGTAGATGTAATTTACAGGAGAGTTGATGATGAGTTTTTAGATCCGCTCGTTTTTAGACCAGATAGCGCGCTAGGAGTACCCGGAATATATTCGGCATATCGTAAAGGCAACGTAGCTATTGTAAATGCAATGGGCAACGGCGTTGCCGATGATAAAGCCGTGTATGCCTACGTACCCGACATGATTCGGTATTATTTAAATGAAGAACCAATTCTGAAAAATGTTCCAACGTATCAAATGGCTGACGCTGACAGAAGAAAGCTAGTATTTGATAACATGGATAAAATGGTAATTAAGCGCACCAACGAATCCGGTGGCTACGGCATGCTGATTGGGAGCAGCGCTACGGAAGAGCAAATGGAATCGTTTAAGAAGGCGATTACCGAAGATCCGCGTAGCTTCATTGCGCAACCCATTATCAGCCTGTCCTCTACACCGTGCTACATCAATGGTGTGCTCCAGCCACGCCGCGTTGATCTGCGTCCTTTTGCCCTCTGTGGCCCTTCTGGCATCGATATCGTGCCCGGTGGCCTTACCCGGGTAGCGCTTAAAGAAGGGTCGTTGGTAGTGAATTCCTCGCAGGGAGGTGGCAGCAAGGATACATGGGTGCTAGGTGCCGATTAG
- a CDS encoding putative zinc-binding metallopeptidase codes for MACSLNRTIPNLSKPEYVARWKAIEVAKHRLVFSLLQMKLPVFSKGVDQETGLSFDFVADENEDKSKRILTGHANGLITINIAEADDIEREMARKAMDELYRTVLGHFRHEVGHYYWDRLIDNTEHLEEFRQLFGDDREDYGEALKKHYAEGAPADWNEHYISSYATTHPWEDWAETWAHYLHIMDTLQTASAFRLSIHPEVAKDADHLEADLNEDPYQISDFPTIMNMWLPLTFTMNSLNRSMGLHDPYPFIIYPEVMKKMEFIHRVCNRAKS; via the coding sequence GTGGCTTGCTCGCTGAATCGCACCATTCCGAACTTGAGTAAACCGGAATATGTGGCGCGGTGGAAGGCGATTGAGGTGGCCAAGCATCGCTTGGTTTTCAGCTTGCTTCAGATGAAGTTGCCCGTGTTTAGCAAAGGCGTTGATCAGGAGACAGGACTATCATTTGACTTCGTGGCCGACGAAAACGAAGACAAGAGCAAGCGAATCCTGACGGGACACGCCAACGGGTTGATTACGATCAACATTGCTGAGGCCGACGATATTGAACGCGAAATGGCTCGCAAGGCTATGGATGAGCTTTACCGCACGGTGCTAGGCCACTTCCGCCATGAGGTAGGCCACTATTACTGGGACCGACTCATCGACAACACGGAGCACTTAGAGGAGTTTCGGCAACTCTTTGGCGATGACCGAGAGGATTATGGGGAGGCCCTGAAAAAGCACTACGCCGAAGGGGCACCGGCCGATTGGAATGAGCACTACATCAGTTCCTACGCCACCACGCACCCGTGGGAAGACTGGGCCGAGACGTGGGCACACTACCTACACATCATGGATACGCTGCAAACGGCATCGGCTTTTCGCCTGAGTATCCATCCGGAAGTAGCGAAGGACGCTGACCACTTGGAGGCCGACTTGAATGAGGACCCCTATCAGATCAGCGACTTCCCGACCATCATGAATATGTGGCTGCCGCTCACGTTCACGATGAACAGCCTGAACCGCAGCATGGGCCTGCATGACCCGTATCCGTTCATCATTTACCCCGAAGTGATGAAGAAGATGGAGTTTATCCACCGAGTTTGCAATCGGGCTAAAAGCTAG
- a CDS encoding NRAMP family divalent metal transporter, whose translation MKSPRNLGVLLGAGFLMATSAVGPGFLTQTTVFTESLGASFGFVILASILVDLGVQLNIWRVIAVAEKRAPDIANAVLPGLGGFISFLIVLGGLAFNIGNVAGAGLGLQALTGLSVETGALITAALSIAIFLVKEAGKVMDRFAQMMGLLMIGIIIYVAFTSAPPVGEAVVRTFAPTKIDFMAIITLVGGTVGGYITFSGGHRLLDAGVKGQAALGQVTSSAASGITVASLVRVFLFLASLGVVSQGLKIDAANPPASVFRLAAGELGYKLFGIVMFSAAITSVIGSAYTSVSFLKSFSRKITEYENWVIIGFIILSTVIFVTIGKPISLLILAGALNGFILPITLATMLIAAYRRNIVGDYRHPVGLAILGAAMVLVMTLLSAKVFAEQLASLFA comes from the coding sequence ATGAAGTCGCCCCGGAACCTAGGGGTGCTGCTGGGCGCGGGGTTTCTGATGGCAACCTCTGCCGTTGGTCCCGGTTTTCTTACCCAAACGACCGTTTTCACGGAGTCACTCGGTGCGAGCTTCGGCTTCGTCATTCTGGCTTCCATCCTCGTCGATCTGGGCGTGCAGCTCAACATCTGGCGCGTCATTGCCGTGGCCGAAAAGCGGGCGCCCGATATTGCTAATGCCGTGTTGCCAGGGCTCGGCGGCTTCATTTCCTTCCTGATTGTGCTTGGCGGCCTAGCTTTCAACATCGGCAACGTGGCCGGCGCTGGCCTAGGTTTGCAAGCGCTAACTGGGCTATCCGTAGAAACCGGTGCGTTGATAACCGCCGCCTTGTCCATCGCCATTTTTCTGGTGAAAGAAGCTGGCAAAGTCATGGACCGCTTCGCCCAGATGATGGGTCTGCTCATGATCGGCATCATCATTTATGTAGCTTTTACCTCCGCACCGCCCGTGGGCGAAGCCGTGGTCCGCACCTTCGCCCCAACCAAGATCGACTTTATGGCTATCATCACGCTGGTTGGCGGCACCGTGGGCGGCTACATCACGTTCTCCGGCGGCCACCGCCTGCTCGATGCCGGTGTCAAAGGCCAAGCCGCGCTGGGGCAAGTAACCTCCAGCGCGGCTTCTGGTATCACGGTCGCTTCGCTGGTGCGCGTGTTCCTGTTTTTGGCGTCGCTGGGCGTCGTAAGCCAAGGCTTGAAGATCGACGCCGCTAACCCGCCTGCTTCTGTGTTCCGGCTAGCGGCTGGGGAGCTAGGTTACAAGCTGTTCGGTATAGTGATGTTCTCAGCTGCTATCACGTCTGTTATCGGCTCGGCCTACACGTCGGTGTCCTTTTTGAAGTCATTCAGCCGGAAGATAACTGAGTATGAAAACTGGGTCATCATCGGCTTCATCATCCTATCGACGGTGATCTTCGTGACTATCGGCAAGCCCATCAGCTTGCTCATTTTGGCGGGTGCGCTCAACGGCTTCATCCTCCCGATTACCCTAGCTACCATGCTCATCGCCGCGTACCGCCGCAATATCGTGGGCGACTACCGGCACCCCGTTGGTCTAGCTATTCTAGGTGCCGCCATGGTGTTAGTCATGACGCTACTAAGTGCCAAAGTCTTTGCCGAACAGCTAGCCTCCCTGTTTGCTTAA
- the pxpA gene encoding 5-oxoprolinase subunit PxpA, whose translation MIEPFSVDLNCDLGESYGAYKLGHDEAILPFVTSANIACGFHAGDPAVMKKTVRLALQHHVAIGAHPGLPDLVGFGRREMAISPEEAFDMTLYQIGALAGFVKAEGGTMHHVKPHGALYNMAAVTPALAEAIAEAVYRVNPELVLYGLAGSALIKAGQKIGLRTANEVFADRTYQPDGTLTSRRLPNALLSDPQEAIQQVIRMVKEGKVRAQSGADVAIRADTVCIHGDGAHAVEFAQQISAVLQREGVAIQTARPQPSA comes from the coding sequence ATGATTGAGCCGTTTTCCGTCGACCTGAACTGCGACCTAGGAGAAAGCTACGGCGCTTACAAGCTCGGCCACGACGAAGCTATTTTGCCCTTCGTCACGTCGGCCAACATTGCCTGCGGTTTCCATGCCGGCGACCCAGCTGTGATGAAGAAAACTGTGCGCCTTGCCTTGCAACACCACGTAGCCATCGGGGCCCACCCCGGCCTGCCAGATTTGGTCGGCTTCGGCCGCCGCGAGATGGCCATTTCGCCCGAAGAAGCCTTCGACATGACGTTGTACCAAATCGGGGCCCTCGCAGGCTTCGTAAAAGCAGAAGGCGGTACCATGCACCACGTCAAGCCACACGGCGCCCTCTACAACATGGCCGCGGTGACGCCCGCTTTGGCCGAAGCCATAGCCGAAGCCGTGTACCGCGTGAACCCGGAGTTGGTGCTGTATGGCTTGGCTGGTAGCGCCCTCATCAAAGCTGGCCAAAAGATAGGCCTGCGCACTGCCAACGAAGTTTTTGCTGACCGCACCTACCAGCCCGATGGGACGCTTACTTCGCGTCGCCTGCCCAACGCTCTGCTCTCCGATCCGCAAGAAGCCATTCAGCAAGTGATACGCATGGTGAAGGAGGGGAAAGTGCGTGCTCAATCCGGCGCTGACGTGGCCATCCGAGCCGATACTGTCTGCATTCATGGCGACGGGGCGCACGCCGTGGAGTTTGCCCAACAGATTAGTGCGGTTCTGCAAAGAGAAGGCGTTGCCATCCAAACGGCGCGACCGCAGCCCTCCGCATGA
- a CDS encoding biotin-dependent carboxyltransferase family protein produces the protein MSLSIISPGLLTTIQDLGRHGYRKEGVPTSGAMDTVALRVANLLVGNTENTAGIEITFLGPKIRFETDQLLALTGADLRPTLNGESVKMNRPVAVRKGSILAFSGLRIGSRAYLALSGGLATPLVLGSQATYLRAGIGGLGGRAFKTGDVVPTAGLTELGREIWQALLAAHPSRAWVQTTWTPDPKLYPTPYEAPHVRAIRGQEYDLFSEQSQRDFWQHEFIVTSDSDRMGYRLQGPMLVQREPSEVLSSAVTFGTIQVPHEGHPIALLADHQTTGGYPRIAQVIAADFSCLAQVPLGRKIGFREISLAEAHDLYARQEKRITEIKQALQYKLHHL, from the coding sequence ATGAGTCTTAGCATCATTAGTCCCGGCCTCCTGACCACCATTCAGGACCTAGGCCGCCACGGCTACCGGAAAGAAGGCGTGCCTACCAGCGGCGCCATGGACACGGTCGCCTTGCGCGTTGCCAATCTGCTAGTGGGCAACACAGAGAATACCGCGGGCATCGAAATCACGTTTTTGGGGCCTAAAATTCGCTTCGAAACCGATCAACTGCTCGCTCTCACGGGTGCCGATTTGCGGCCCACACTTAATGGCGAGTCCGTGAAAATGAACCGTCCCGTAGCTGTTCGGAAAGGTAGTATTCTAGCTTTTAGCGGCTTGCGGATTGGCTCGCGGGCGTACCTAGCTTTATCGGGTGGCTTAGCGACTCCGCTAGTACTGGGCAGCCAAGCCACCTACTTGCGTGCCGGTATCGGTGGCCTGGGCGGCCGGGCGTTCAAGACGGGTGATGTGGTGCCAACGGCTGGGTTGACGGAGCTAGGTCGTGAGATCTGGCAGGCGCTGCTTGCCGCTCACCCTAGCCGCGCGTGGGTCCAAACTACCTGGACGCCGGACCCCAAGCTTTACCCAACGCCCTACGAAGCTCCACACGTGCGCGCCATCCGAGGGCAGGAGTACGACCTGTTTTCGGAGCAAAGCCAGCGCGACTTCTGGCAGCATGAGTTCATCGTTACCTCCGATTCCGACCGCATGGGCTACCGCTTGCAAGGGCCCATGCTCGTGCAGCGGGAGCCAAGCGAAGTGCTGTCCAGCGCCGTGACGTTTGGCACGATCCAAGTGCCGCACGAAGGACACCCCATTGCGTTGCTCGCCGATCACCAAACCACGGGCGGCTACCCGCGCATTGCGCAAGTAATAGCGGCCGATTTCTCGTGTCTGGCACAAGTACCCCTAGGTAGGAAAATTGGCTTTCGGGAAATCTCGCTAGCCGAAGCTCACGACCTGTACGCCCGGCAGGAAAAGCGCATCACTGAAATCAAGCAAGCCCTACAGTACAAGCTACACCATTTATGA
- the pxpB gene encoding 5-oxoprolinase subunit PxpB yields the protein MENLYPAPATRAEVQFYPLGESAVVVQFGDAIKRHTHREVQALSAYLDAHPFPGFIEYVPAFTTVTVYYNPLEINPPNEASLYEVVTETLRHMLLQTTTEAEPHESHVVEIPVCYGSKYGPDLAFVASHAHLSPEEVIALHTQPEYLVYMIGFAPGFPYLGGMPEQLVAPRKDKPRPKVPAGSVGIAGKQTGVYSIQTPGGWQLIGRTPLNLFTPHGQTPSLLKAGDYIRFVSITEREYERTQQHES from the coding sequence ATGGAAAACCTTTACCCGGCACCGGCCACGCGTGCTGAGGTCCAGTTCTACCCGTTGGGCGAATCGGCCGTTGTGGTGCAGTTCGGTGATGCTATCAAGCGCCACACGCACCGCGAAGTGCAGGCGCTGAGCGCTTATCTGGACGCGCATCCTTTTCCCGGCTTCATCGAGTATGTGCCCGCTTTCACCACGGTTACGGTTTATTACAACCCCTTGGAAATAAACCCGCCTAACGAAGCTAGTCTTTATGAAGTGGTGACCGAAACGCTGCGTCACATGTTACTCCAAACCACGACGGAGGCAGAACCGCATGAGTCGCACGTAGTCGAAATACCTGTGTGCTACGGCAGTAAGTATGGTCCCGATCTGGCCTTTGTTGCTAGCCACGCGCACCTCAGCCCGGAGGAAGTCATTGCCCTGCACACCCAGCCCGAGTACCTCGTGTACATGATTGGTTTTGCGCCCGGCTTCCCCTACCTAGGTGGCATGCCCGAGCAGCTGGTTGCGCCGCGCAAGGATAAGCCACGCCCGAAAGTGCCGGCGGGCTCCGTGGGCATTGCCGGCAAGCAAACCGGCGTGTATTCCATCCAAACGCCTGGTGGCTGGCAGCTCATTGGCCGCACGCCCCTGAACCTGTTCACGCCGCACGGCCAAACACCTAGCTTGTTGAAAGCGGGCGATTATATCCGGTTTGTTTCCATCACGGAACGTGAATACGAGCGTACCCAACAGCATGAGTCTTAG